The segment AGTCAATTTGTTTTGAAGAAAAATAAGAATGCAAAAATTGTCGGTGATGTAAAATGTTCTAATATTTTGTACCAAAACATTAAGGCCTATGGCGGACAACCTATTATGTGGAAAACAGGACATAGTTTAATAAAAACAAAAATAGCAGACGAAAATTCTCCTTTTGGAGGTGAGTTTAGTGGGCACATTTTTTTTGCAGATAGAAATTATGGCTATGATGACGCCTTGTATGCTGGGTTGCGCCTAATAGAAATTATGACAGAAACTGGCCTAAGTATTACAGAGCTTTTAAAAGATTACCCAAACACTTATACCACGCCGGAACTTCGTATTGAAGTTCCTGTAAAAGACAAAAGCCTTTTAATGAAAAATATTATTGCCCACTATAAAACATCAAATACTTTTTCTACTAATTTTATTGATGGGGTAAGAATTGAAACTAAAGATTCTTGGGGTTTAATTAGGGCTTCTCATACTCAGTCGGTTATTGTTGTACGCTGCGAAGCCACAACTTCTGAAGGCTTAGAAAAAATGCTTAAAGAAATAGAGTCTCAAACAAAATTGCCAATCAAGGCCGAATTAAAGCAGTTGTTAAATGGCTAACTAACAAGCCGTTAACAAAAAAGGCCAAGTGTGTACTTGGCCTTTTTTTTATTGGAATACTTTACAATAAAAGTTTTAAATTTTTCCTATTAATTGGAAAGCAACTACTAAAGCATAAATCACTAAAGACTCAATAAGTACTAAAGAAATAATCATTGGTACAAACATGCTTTTTTGTGCTTCTGGGTTTCTAGCAATACCTTCCATCGCTGAAGCTCCCACTTTTCCTTGCGCAAAAGTACCGGCAAAGGCTGCCGTACCAATGGCCACAGCAGCTGCAATAGCATACATGCCCGCAGAACCATTAATCGCTCCCCCTTCATTAGCTAGTGCTGGAATTGAGGCAAATAGCGCAGACGAAAATAATAGTATTCTTTTCATAAAAGTTTCCTTGTTGTTGTTTAATTTACTCATAAGTTTATTAACTGATTTTAGTTTTTTTTCAAGCAGAAAATTATAAATTTAGTGGTCGTGAGAAGTCGCCATGGCCACATAAATTATGCTTAACATAGTAAATACAAAGGCCTGCATAAAGCAAACAAATGCTCCTAGTGCATAAAATAATACGGGTACTCCGTAGGGAAATAGATCTAAAAAAATAGACAAAACTGTGTGGTCTCCCAGCATATTTCCTTGTAACCGTAAACCCAAACTGAAGGGCCTTACAAGGTGTGAAATTAACTCTATAATTAACATCAATGGAGCCATCCAAACAACAGGCCCCATTAGCTGTTTTAAATAGCTAATGCCGTGTGCTTGAAAGCCATGGTAGTTATAAATAAAAAAAGAAAAAAAGCCTAAGGCTACTGTGGTATTGATATTATCTGTGGGAGGTAAAAATCCAGGAAATAATCCAAAAATATTGCTAATAAAAACATAAAAAAACAGGGCTGCAAACATAGGTACATAGCGAGTATTCCCCTTGCCCATAACAATCTCCACCAAAGAGGCAATAAAGTGCAACGCTCCTTCAAGAAGAGCCTTTAAAGAAATTGTACCCGAAGGAACAATTGCTTCCCTGCCTGTGCCCAACACCTTTTTTCCAAAAAAATAAAATGCAAAAGAAAAAAATAAAATTAAAACAGAGCTAGCTATATGAAGCTGGTCGTGTTTAATAAAATCTAGTAATTGAGCCCAGTGAAAATGTACCATGACAGACTTGTTATTACTTGATTTTTCAACTTCTCTCAAGTTTTAGCTACAGAGAAACAGGAATAACGCGCAGCCTTATTTTTTGTTAATCTTTTAATTGGTTTTGCCATTTTTTTACCAAAAAAACTAACTGAAAAATCCATACTATGAAAAATAACACTAACAAGGCCGCCGTAGCCTGTGGCTTGCCTTGGCTTTTTTCTAAATAGGCTCCTACATAAACAGCTATATAAACTAAAACTCCTAGTTCTGTAGCAAGGCTAACCCAAATAAATGCATTCATCTTTTACCTTCTTAGCTTAGGTTGGTTTTTAATGCGTTTTTTAACAATAGAAATGCGTCGCTCAACAAAGCGGGGAAAAGCATGATAGGCTTTTAATTCTTGTAATTCTTGTAAAATAAGTTGGTGCAGGGACAGCTGTTTATATGCAGCAATTAACCCCAAAGCCAGTTCTTGCTTTTTATATTCTAAATAAAAATTTATTTTTACTGCTTTATACAAATCAATAACTTTGTGCCATTGCCTTAACTCTAAAAATATTTTTATTTTTAACAGCTGTGCCGACAAAGACATTTTTTTATTTAACCCCTTCATGTTTCTTAATTCTAATAATGCCTGTTTATATTTTTTGTTTTTAAAATAGCCCTTAGCTATTAAAATTTTATACTGGTTTTTTTTGTTTTCTTTAGCTGTTGCTATTAAATTAAACCATATTTGTATGGCTT is part of the Pseudobdellovibrionaceae bacterium genome and harbors:
- the atpB gene encoding F0F1 ATP synthase subunit A, which translates into the protein MVHFHWAQLLDFIKHDQLHIASSVLILFFSFAFYFFGKKVLGTGREAIVPSGTISLKALLEGALHFIASLVEIVMGKGNTRYVPMFAALFFYVFISNIFGLFPGFLPPTDNINTTVALGFFSFFIYNYHGFQAHGISYLKQLMGPVVWMAPLMLIIELISHLVRPFSLGLRLQGNMLGDHTVLSIFLDLFPYGVPVLFYALGAFVCFMQAFVFTMLSIIYVAMATSHDH
- a CDS encoding ATP synthase F0 subunit C, producing MKRILLFSSALFASIPALANEGGAINGSAGMYAIAAAVAIGTAAFAGTFAQGKVGASAMEGIARNPEAQKSMFVPMIISLVLIESLVIYALVVAFQLIGKI